The Mesorhizobium koreense genome includes a window with the following:
- a CDS encoding ureidoglycolate lyase: MTRIVTAEPLTREAFAPFGDVIEMDGAEHFPINGGRCERYHDLARVETTGPNARVIVNLFRGQPYATPLKVGMVERHPFGSQAFIPLSPRPFLVVVCPDDGNRPGEPRAFLTRPGQGVNYPRGRWHGVLTPLNEPQDFVVVDRGGDGSNVEEFFFDEPWKVRLP, translated from the coding sequence GTGACCCGCATCGTCACCGCCGAACCGCTCACCCGCGAGGCTTTCGCCCCCTTCGGCGATGTCATCGAGATGGACGGCGCGGAACATTTTCCGATCAACGGCGGCAGGTGCGAGCGCTATCATGACCTCGCCAGGGTGGAGACGACCGGTCCGAACGCACGGGTGATCGTCAATCTCTTTCGCGGGCAGCCATACGCCACCCCGCTGAAAGTCGGCATGGTGGAGCGGCATCCTTTCGGCAGCCAGGCCTTCATCCCGCTCTCGCCTCGGCCCTTCCTTGTGGTGGTGTGTCCGGATGACGGCAATCGCCCCGGCGAGCCGCGTGCCTTCCTCACGCGGCCCGGGCAGGGTGTGAATTATCCACGCGGCCGCTGGCACGGCGTTTTGACGCCGCTCAACGAGCCTCAGGATTTCGTCGTGGTCGATCGCGGTGGCGACGGCTCGAATGTCGAGGAATTCTTCTTCGACGAGCCGTGGAAAGTACGTCTGCCATGA
- a CDS encoding type II toxin-antitoxin system Phd/YefM family antitoxin → MGTVAAGEGFPVAILNRNEPAFYCVPAKAFEAMLDRLEDIELTAIADARKGERRIRVKLDEL, encoded by the coding sequence ATGGGAACCGTCGCAGCCGGCGAAGGTTTTCCGGTGGCGATCCTCAACCGCAACGAACCGGCTTTCTATTGCGTGCCGGCCAAGGCCTTCGAGGCGATGCTCGACCGACTGGAAGACATCGAACTGACCGCCATTGCCGATGCCCGGAAGGGAGAACGGCGTATCCGCGTGAAACTGGATGAGCTATGA
- a CDS encoding ABC transporter substrate-binding protein, producing the protein MSSELEYLSHRVAAGRLTRRDFLGRAAALGVAATVANSMLANAVMAAEPVKGGTLKAGLQGGESTNVLDPALNLSQVNFSFGKCWGELLVELKPDGGLEQRIAESIESAPDAKTWTMKIRKGIEFHNGKTVTAADVVATLERHGDKKSKSAALGILQGIDTMKVNGDEVVITLKDANADFPYLMADYHLVIQPNGGKDDPNAGISAGPYKVTANEPGVRYGGEKFKNYWQGDKLGHADQVEIVVINDATARTAALQSGQVQMINRVEPKIVDLVKRIPGVTIRNVAGKGFYPFNMFCDTAPFDSNDLRMALKLAMDRDEMLEKILRGYGSVGNDFPINEAYPLFTALEQRKFDPEKAAEYYKKSGHSGSILLRTSDVAFPGAVDAAALYQQSCAKAGIKIEIKREPGDGYWSQVWNKQPFSLSYWGGRATQDQMYSTAYISSADWNDTRWKRPEFDKMVIAARGELDQEKRKKMYADMGMMMRDEGGLIVPFFNQYIDATGKNVEGWVNNPSQEMCNGYALSLCWVAA; encoded by the coding sequence ATGTCCAGCGAACTTGAGTATCTCAGCCATCGTGTTGCGGCCGGCCGGCTGACCCGCCGCGATTTCCTTGGCCGCGCCGCCGCGCTCGGCGTCGCGGCGACTGTCGCAAACTCCATGCTGGCGAATGCCGTCATGGCGGCCGAACCGGTCAAGGGCGGCACGCTGAAGGCCGGCCTGCAAGGCGGCGAGTCAACCAATGTCCTCGATCCGGCGCTGAACCTCAGCCAGGTCAATTTCAGTTTCGGCAAGTGCTGGGGAGAATTGCTGGTCGAATTGAAGCCGGATGGCGGCCTCGAGCAGCGCATCGCCGAATCGATCGAATCGGCGCCGGACGCCAAGACCTGGACCATGAAGATCCGCAAGGGCATCGAGTTCCATAACGGCAAGACGGTTACCGCGGCCGACGTCGTCGCCACGCTCGAGCGCCACGGCGACAAGAAGTCGAAATCGGCGGCCCTCGGCATCCTGCAGGGCATCGACACGATGAAGGTGAACGGCGACGAGGTCGTCATCACCTTGAAGGACGCCAATGCCGACTTCCCCTACCTGATGGCGGACTATCACCTTGTCATCCAGCCGAACGGCGGCAAGGACGATCCGAATGCCGGCATCAGCGCCGGCCCCTACAAGGTCACCGCCAACGAGCCGGGCGTGCGCTACGGCGGCGAGAAGTTCAAGAATTACTGGCAGGGCGACAAGCTCGGCCATGCGGACCAGGTGGAGATCGTCGTTATCAACGATGCCACCGCGCGCACCGCCGCGCTGCAGAGCGGCCAAGTGCAGATGATCAACCGCGTCGAGCCGAAGATCGTCGATCTCGTCAAGCGCATTCCCGGCGTGACGATCCGCAACGTGGCGGGCAAGGGCTTTTATCCCTTCAACATGTTCTGCGACACCGCGCCCTTCGACAGCAACGATCTCAGGATGGCGCTGAAGCTCGCCATGGACCGCGACGAGATGCTGGAGAAGATCCTGCGCGGCTATGGTTCCGTCGGCAACGATTTCCCCATCAACGAGGCCTACCCGCTCTTCACCGCGCTCGAGCAGAGGAAGTTCGACCCCGAGAAAGCGGCGGAATATTACAAGAAGTCCGGCCATTCCGGCTCCATCCTCCTGCGCACCTCCGACGTCGCCTTCCCCGGCGCTGTCGATGCCGCCGCGCTCTACCAGCAGAGCTGCGCCAAGGCCGGCATCAAGATCGAGATCAAGCGCGAGCCGGGCGACGGCTATTGGTCTCAGGTGTGGAACAAGCAGCCCTTTTCGCTTTCCTATTGGGGCGGGCGCGCGACCCAGGACCAGATGTATTCGACGGCCTACATCTCCAGCGCGGACTGGAACGACACGCGCTGGAAGCGTCCGGAGTTCGACAAGATGGTCATCGCTGCGCGCGGCGAACTCGACCAGGAAAAGCGCAAGAAGATGTATGCCGACATGGGCATGATGATGCGCGACGAAGGCGGCCTGATCGTCCCCTTCTTCAACCAGTACATCGACGCCACCGGCAAGAATGTCGAGGGTTGGGTGAACAACCCGTCTCAGGAGATGTGCAACGGCTACGCGCTGTCCCTGTGCTGGGTCGCGGCCTAG
- a CDS encoding nucleoside deaminase, with translation MTDVSLIDRLLDVIEHDILPKTAAGVAEGNKLFGAAILRKKDRKLVLAETNNETENPLWHGEVHALKRFYEMPKASRPETKDCIFLATHEPCSLCLSAITWTGFDNFYYLFSHEDSRDSFAIPHDLKILKEVFTLDPGGYNAENAYWKSYALPKLVKAMPERERARLEARIRAISGRYDALSSEYQEGKADNDIPLN, from the coding sequence ATGACTGACGTTTCTCTCATCGACCGGCTGCTGGACGTCATCGAGCACGACATCCTGCCGAAGACGGCCGCCGGCGTCGCCGAGGGCAACAAATTGTTCGGCGCCGCGATCCTGAGGAAGAAGGACCGCAAGCTGGTGCTCGCCGAAACCAACAACGAGACTGAAAACCCGCTCTGGCATGGCGAGGTTCATGCGCTGAAGCGTTTCTACGAGATGCCGAAGGCGTCGCGGCCGGAGACGAAGGACTGCATCTTCCTCGCCACGCACGAGCCCTGCTCGCTCTGCCTCTCTGCGATCACCTGGACCGGCTTCGACAATTTCTATTATCTCTTCAGCCACGAAGATTCGCGCGACAGCTTCGCCATCCCGCACGATCTGAAGATATTGAAGGAAGTCTTCACGCTCGATCCGGGCGGCTACAATGCCGAGAACGCCTACTGGAAGAGTTACGCGCTGCCGAAGCTGGTGAAGGCGATGCCGGAGCGGGAGCGCGCAAGGCTTGAAGCCCGCATCCGCGCCATTTCCGGGCGTTACGACGCGCTTTCCAGTGAGTATCAGGAAGGCAAGGCGGACAACGATATTCCGCTGAACTGA
- a CDS encoding bifunctional allantoicase/(S)-ureidoglycine aminohydrolase, with product MTGRSYYAPRGGLPPQTQLLTDRAVFTEAYAVIPKGTMRDIVTSPLPFWEKTRAWIIARPLSGFAETFSQYIMEVAPGGGSDRPELDPEAEGVFFVVEGALTVSVGGTKHVMKPGGYAYLPPSSGWAVRNEGGAPARFHWIRKAYEKVEGIDAPEPIFANEADIEPSPMPDTEGRWATTRFVDPADMRHDMHVTIVTLKPGAVIPFPETHVMEHGLYVLEGKAVYRLNQDWVEVEAGDYMWLRAFCPQACYAGGPGDFRYLLYKDMNRHAKLKGAT from the coding sequence ATGACCGGCCGTTCCTACTACGCGCCCAGGGGCGGGCTGCCGCCGCAGACCCAGCTCCTGACCGACCGCGCCGTCTTCACCGAGGCCTATGCGGTGATCCCGAAGGGCACGATGCGCGACATCGTCACCAGCCCGCTGCCTTTCTGGGAGAAGACGCGGGCGTGGATCATCGCGCGGCCGCTTTCGGGCTTTGCCGAGACTTTCTCGCAATACATCATGGAAGTGGCGCCGGGCGGCGGCAGCGACAGGCCGGAACTCGATCCGGAAGCGGAAGGCGTATTCTTCGTGGTCGAGGGCGCGTTGACGGTTTCGGTCGGCGGCACGAAGCATGTGATGAAGCCCGGTGGTTATGCCTACCTGCCGCCGTCGAGCGGCTGGGCGGTGCGCAACGAAGGTGGGGCGCCCGCGCGCTTCCACTGGATCCGCAAGGCCTATGAGAAGGTCGAGGGCATCGACGCGCCGGAACCGATCTTCGCGAACGAGGCCGACATCGAACCTTCGCCTATGCCGGATACGGAGGGAAGGTGGGCGACGACGCGCTTCGTCGATCCGGCCGACATGCGTCACGACATGCACGTCACCATCGTCACGCTGAAGCCGGGCGCGGTGATCCCGTTCCCGGAAACGCATGTCATGGAGCACGGGCTCTACGTGCTGGAAGGCAAGGCGGTCTACCGGCTGAACCAGGATTGGGTAGAGGTCGAGGCCGGCGACTATATGTGGCTGCGCGCGTTTTGCCCGCAGGCTTGCTATGCCGGCGGACCAGGCGATTTCCGCTACCTCCTCTACAAGGACATGAACCGACACGCGAAGCTCAAGGGGGCAACGTGA
- a CDS encoding type II toxin-antitoxin system RelE family toxin, whose product MSYELEFLEPALKEWRKLDPNTREQFRKKLAERCENPHAPSARLHGSTNRYKIKLRSVGYRLVYEVIEKEIIVLVITVGRREQAEIYKTASRRSR is encoded by the coding sequence ATGAGCTATGAACTCGAATTCCTTGAGCCGGCGCTCAAGGAATGGAGGAAGCTCGATCCCAATACACGCGAGCAATTCCGCAAGAAGCTGGCGGAACGCTGCGAAAACCCGCATGCCCCCTCAGCTCGGCTCCACGGCTCTACCAATCGCTACAAGATAAAGCTCCGCAGCGTTGGCTACCGCCTCGTCTACGAGGTAATCGAGAAGGAAATCATCGTGCTGGTGATTACGGTCGGGAGGCGCGAGCAGGCTGAAATCTACAAGACGGCTTCCCGCCGCTCTCGTTGA
- a CDS encoding LysR family transcriptional regulator, producing MAYLDNIAVFVRVVELGNLSAAGRDMRISPAVASNRIKELEKHLGVRLFNRTTRQLMPTEHGRVFYEHAVTVLQAVAEAEAAVSALSGQPRGTIRVTAPLGLGRRLIASGIPEFHQRYPDIEVRLRLSDHEVDMMREGIDVAFHLGILEDSSLRMRGIMECQRVLVAAPAYLDRRGEPKAPQDLVSDRHDCLILRYPGAREFQWYLATPEGPKKLEVKGPYDSDDGDVLTNWAIAGHGIINKPRFEVEPYIRDGRLKVILPDTPPVPIQLAAVFPHRKFQDPKVRLLLDFMAERCQRMIREALGGK from the coding sequence GTGGCGTATCTCGACAATATAGCCGTATTCGTCCGGGTGGTGGAACTGGGCAACCTTTCCGCGGCGGGGCGCGATATGCGCATTTCGCCGGCGGTGGCGTCGAACCGCATCAAGGAGCTCGAAAAGCATCTCGGCGTGCGGCTTTTCAACCGCACGACGCGGCAATTGATGCCCACCGAGCACGGCCGCGTCTTCTACGAACATGCCGTCACCGTCTTGCAGGCCGTCGCCGAGGCGGAAGCCGCGGTGAGCGCGCTTTCCGGCCAACCGCGCGGGACGATCCGCGTCACCGCGCCGCTCGGGCTCGGCCGCCGGCTGATCGCGTCGGGCATCCCGGAATTCCATCAGCGCTATCCCGACATCGAGGTGCGGCTGAGGCTCTCCGACCACGAGGTCGACATGATGCGCGAGGGCATCGACGTCGCCTTCCATCTCGGCATATTGGAAGATTCCAGCCTGCGCATGCGCGGCATCATGGAATGCCAGCGCGTGCTTGTGGCCGCGCCGGCCTATCTCGATCGGCGCGGTGAGCCGAAGGCGCCGCAGGATCTCGTCAGCGACCGGCACGACTGCCTGATCCTGCGCTATCCCGGCGCGCGCGAATTCCAGTGGTATCTGGCGACGCCGGAGGGACCGAAAAAATTGGAGGTCAAGGGGCCGTATGATTCCGACGACGGCGACGTGTTGACCAACTGGGCGATCGCCGGCCACGGCATTATCAACAAGCCGCGTTTCGAGGTAGAACCCTATATCCGCGACGGCCGGTTGAAGGTGATCCTTCCCGACACGCCGCCGGTTCCCATCCAACTCGCCGCCGTCTTCCCGCACCGCAAATTCCAGGACCCAAAGGTGCGGCTCCTGCTCGATTTCATGGCCGAGCGCTGCCAACGCATGATCCGCGAGGCGCTGGGCGGGAAGTAG
- a CDS encoding ABC transporter permease, producing the protein MGASLVKLVGKRIGLSIILLFAVSVLIFVGTQILPGDVAQSILGQAATPEAVANLRAQLGLNDPAYVRYFRWLFGLLTGDLGNALSSGLPIGPAIAERLSNTLFLAFWAAAVSVPLAILLGLIAVRHRNGFVDKLISASTLAAVSLPEFFIGYLLIYFVAVKLGWFTSVSTVFDGMPFLKRMSAIALPATTLTLVVLAQMMRMTRAAILNVMQSAYVETAELKGLSRSEIIWRHAFPNAVAPIINVVMLNLAYLVVGVVVIEVIFVYPGMGQYLVDHVAKRDVPVVQDCGLIFAAVYIGLNMLADIFSILSNPRLRHPK; encoded by the coding sequence ATGGGGGCATCCCTTGTCAAGCTCGTCGGTAAGCGGATCGGGCTGAGCATTATCTTGCTCTTCGCGGTCTCGGTGCTGATCTTCGTCGGCACCCAGATCCTGCCCGGCGACGTCGCCCAGTCGATCCTCGGCCAGGCGGCGACGCCGGAGGCGGTCGCCAATCTCAGGGCCCAACTCGGGCTCAACGATCCCGCCTATGTCCGCTATTTCCGGTGGCTTTTCGGTCTGCTGACCGGCGATCTGGGCAATGCGCTCTCGAGCGGGCTCCCGATCGGACCGGCGATCGCGGAACGGCTCTCCAACACGCTGTTCCTTGCCTTCTGGGCGGCGGCAGTGTCGGTGCCGCTGGCCATCCTCCTCGGGCTCATCGCGGTGCGCCACAGGAACGGCTTCGTCGACAAGCTGATTTCGGCATCCACTCTGGCGGCGGTCTCGCTGCCGGAGTTCTTCATCGGCTATCTCCTGATCTACTTCGTCGCGGTGAAGCTCGGCTGGTTCACGAGCGTCTCGACGGTCTTCGACGGCATGCCGTTCCTCAAACGCATGTCGGCGATCGCGCTGCCCGCCACGACGCTGACGCTGGTCGTGCTCGCCCAGATGATGCGCATGACGCGTGCGGCGATCCTGAACGTCATGCAATCGGCCTATGTGGAGACGGCGGAACTCAAGGGCCTGTCGCGGTCGGAGATTATCTGGCGGCACGCCTTTCCCAACGCAGTGGCGCCGATCATCAATGTCGTGATGCTGAACCTCGCCTATCTGGTCGTCGGCGTGGTCGTCATCGAAGTGATCTTCGTCTATCCCGGCATGGGGCAATATCTGGTGGATCACGTCGCCAAGCGCGACGTGCCGGTTGTCCAGGATTGCGGGCTTATCTTCGCCGCCGTCTATATCGGCCTCAACATGCTGGCGGATATATTCTCGATCCTGTCCAACCCGCGCCTCAGGCATCCGAAATAG
- a CDS encoding urate hydroxylase PuuD, whose protein sequence is MNDYAVLWEWLAFGVRWLHVITGIAWIGSSFYFIALDLGLKQRPGLPAGAYGEEWQVHGGGFYHVQKYLVAPAAMPEHLTWFKWEAYSTWLTGFAMLCIVYYAGAHLFLIDPNVLDVSAPVAIGISIASIALGWIVYDLICKSPLGHNDTALMIVLFVVLVFMAWGYTHLFTGRAALLHLGAFTATIMSANVFFIIIPNQKIVVADLIAGRKPDPKYGRIAKTRSLHNNYLTLPVIFLMLSNHYPLAFATRYNWIIALLVFLIGVLIRHFFNTLHAHKGRPNWTWLLAGILFILIMWLSTAPSVLGGNGDKVSAAAEPYMASAQFAHVRDTVMGRCSMCHAQEPSYEGIYEAPKGVMLDTDARIAEHAREIYLQAGRSIAMPPGGNVTQITPEERKSIVAWFEQVSAAN, encoded by the coding sequence ATGAACGACTATGCGGTTTTGTGGGAGTGGCTGGCCTTCGGCGTGCGCTGGCTGCACGTGATCACCGGCATCGCCTGGATCGGCTCTTCCTTCTATTTCATCGCACTTGATCTCGGCCTCAAGCAGCGCCCGGGCCTGCCCGCCGGCGCCTATGGCGAGGAGTGGCAGGTGCATGGCGGCGGCTTCTATCATGTCCAGAAATACCTGGTCGCGCCGGCAGCCATGCCGGAGCATCTCACCTGGTTCAAATGGGAAGCCTATTCGACATGGCTTACCGGCTTCGCCATGCTGTGCATCGTCTATTATGCCGGTGCGCACCTCTTCCTGATCGACCCCAACGTGCTCGACGTTTCGGCGCCGGTCGCGATCGGCATCTCCATCGCCTCGATCGCGCTCGGCTGGATCGTCTACGACCTCATCTGCAAATCGCCGCTCGGCCACAACGACACCGCGCTGATGATCGTGCTCTTTGTCGTGCTGGTCTTCATGGCGTGGGGCTATACGCACCTCTTCACCGGCCGTGCCGCGCTGCTGCACCTTGGCGCATTCACGGCGACCATCATGTCGGCCAACGTGTTCTTCATCATCATTCCGAACCAGAAGATCGTCGTCGCCGACCTGATCGCCGGCCGCAAGCCCGATCCGAAATACGGCCGCATCGCCAAGACGCGCTCGCTGCACAACAATTATCTGACGCTGCCGGTGATCTTCCTGATGTTGTCAAACCATTACCCGCTGGCTTTCGCCACGCGCTATAACTGGATCATCGCGCTTCTGGTGTTCCTGATCGGCGTTCTCATCCGGCATTTCTTCAACACGCTGCACGCGCATAAGGGCCGGCCGAACTGGACATGGCTCCTGGCCGGCATCCTTTTCATCCTCATCATGTGGCTTTCGACGGCGCCGAGCGTGCTGGGCGGCAATGGCGACAAGGTCTCCGCCGCAGCTGAGCCCTATATGGCGTCGGCCCAGTTCGCCCATGTGCGCGACACGGTCATGGGTCGCTGTTCCATGTGCCACGCGCAGGAGCCCTCCTATGAAGGCATCTACGAGGCGCCGAAAGGCGTAATGCTCGACACCGACGCGCGCATCGCCGAACATGCCCGCGAGATCTATCTTCAAGCCGGGCGCAGCATCGCCATGCCGCCCGGCGGGAACGTGACACAGATCACGCCCGAGGAGCGGAAAAGCATCGTCGCGTGGTTCGAGCAGGTGAGCGCCGCTAACTGA
- a CDS encoding ABC transporter permease: MLNIKRIPISALIGILVTLLFVLAAIFTPWIAPYSNTEIVGDVWAPASAAHWLGTDNLGRDLLTRLLYGARITLFIAFLATALSFTLGASLGFSAAVIGGWFDELLSRFVDLFMSIPTLIFALVVLSVLPSTTLTLILVMGILDSTRVFRISRAVAVDINVMDFVEAAKLRGEGRLWIIFREILPNALSPLVAELGLRFIFAILFLSALSFLGLGVQPPESDWGGMVKDNKDGIVFGIPAALLPAAAISVLAISVNLVADWILNRTTDLKGGRGNG, translated from the coding sequence ATGCTGAACATAAAGCGAATCCCGATCAGCGCGCTCATCGGCATATTGGTGACGCTGCTGTTCGTGCTGGCAGCGATCTTCACGCCCTGGATCGCGCCATATTCGAACACGGAGATCGTCGGCGACGTTTGGGCGCCGGCTTCGGCCGCACACTGGCTTGGGACCGACAATCTCGGCCGCGACCTGCTGACCCGGCTGCTGTATGGCGCGCGCATCACGCTGTTCATTGCTTTCCTGGCGACGGCGCTGTCATTCACGCTCGGCGCCAGCCTTGGCTTTTCCGCGGCCGTGATCGGCGGCTGGTTCGACGAGTTGCTGTCGCGTTTCGTCGACCTCTTCATGTCGATCCCGACGCTGATCTTCGCGCTCGTCGTTCTCTCGGTGCTTCCGTCGACGACGCTGACGCTCATCCTCGTCATGGGTATCCTCGATTCCACCCGCGTCTTCCGGATTTCCCGCGCCGTCGCCGTCGATATCAACGTCATGGATTTCGTCGAGGCGGCCAAGTTGCGCGGCGAGGGCCGGCTGTGGATCATCTTCCGGGAAATCCTGCCCAATGCACTTTCGCCGTTGGTGGCGGAACTCGGGCTGCGTTTCATCTTCGCCATCCTGTTCCTGTCGGCTCTTTCCTTCCTCGGTCTCGGCGTACAGCCGCCGGAATCGGATTGGGGCGGCATGGTCAAGGACAACAAGGACGGCATCGTGTTCGGCATACCGGCGGCGCTTTTGCCGGCGGCGGCGATCTCCGTCCTCGCCATCTCGGTCAATCTTGTGGCGGACTGGATCCTCAACCGCACCACCGACCTCAAGGGAGGGCGCGGCAATGGCTAG
- a CDS encoding ABC transporter ATP-binding protein codes for MARQAKNAADRTSDTLLDIRNLRIEATVYPPGEAPRDVVIVDDVSVKLERGKVLGLIGESGAGKSTIGLSSMGYGRGGVRITGGEVILNGRDILKGGERGFRKLRGKEVCYVAQSAAAAFNPAHKLMRQVVEASLKHGVSSRAEAEKRAIALFREVSLPDPEHIGERYPHQVSGGQLQRVMTAMALCSKPDLIVFDEPTTALDVTTQIDVLAAIKKAIRDTGVAALYITHDLAVVAQVADDIMVLRHGKKIEKGDTHQIIKEPRQEYTNALVSVHSIPHEEKKPAGDPILSVRNITAAYGGGKVKVLKDVSVDIHPGQTLAVVGESGSGKSTLARAITGLLPPMLGSIEFSGRVLPPRLANRTKNDLRELQMIYQMADVAMNPRQTVGTIIGRPIEFYFGKRGRERDRMVAELLDKIEMGTGFADRYPAELSGGQKQRVCIARALAAKPSLIICDEVTSALDPLVANGILKLLLNLQKEEKVAYLFITHDLATVKSIADSIAVMYQGSVVRYGSKSEVLKPPFDAYTDLLLSSVPEMELGWLEKAMAGRRMEAAGN; via the coding sequence ATGGCTAGGCAAGCGAAAAACGCGGCCGACCGAACGTCCGATACGCTCCTCGATATCCGCAATCTCAGGATCGAGGCGACGGTCTATCCGCCCGGCGAGGCCCCGAGGGACGTCGTCATCGTCGACGACGTCTCGGTGAAGCTGGAGCGTGGAAAAGTGCTCGGCCTCATTGGCGAATCCGGCGCCGGAAAATCCACCATCGGCCTTTCCTCCATGGGATACGGGCGGGGCGGCGTGCGCATTACCGGCGGCGAGGTGATCCTCAACGGCCGCGATATATTGAAGGGCGGGGAGAGGGGCTTCCGCAAGCTGCGCGGCAAGGAGGTCTGCTATGTCGCCCAGTCGGCGGCGGCGGCCTTCAACCCGGCGCACAAATTGATGCGGCAGGTGGTCGAAGCGTCGCTGAAGCACGGCGTCTCCTCCCGCGCGGAGGCGGAAAAGCGGGCGATCGCGCTCTTCAGGGAGGTCAGCCTGCCCGACCCCGAGCATATCGGGGAGCGTTATCCGCACCAGGTTTCGGGCGGTCAGTTGCAGCGCGTGATGACGGCGATGGCGCTCTGCTCCAAGCCGGACCTCATCGTCTTCGACGAGCCGACCACCGCGCTCGACGTGACGACGCAGATCGACGTTCTGGCAGCGATCAAAAAAGCCATTCGCGACACCGGCGTCGCGGCGCTCTACATCACCCACGACCTTGCGGTCGTGGCGCAGGTCGCTGACGACATCATGGTGCTGCGCCACGGCAAGAAGATCGAGAAGGGCGACACGCACCAGATCATCAAGGAGCCCAGGCAGGAATACACCAACGCGCTCGTTTCGGTGCATTCCATCCCGCATGAGGAAAAGAAGCCGGCCGGCGATCCGATCCTGTCGGTCAGGAACATCACCGCAGCCTACGGGGGCGGCAAGGTCAAGGTGTTGAAGGACGTCTCCGTCGATATCCATCCCGGCCAGACGCTTGCCGTCGTCGGCGAATCCGGTTCGGGCAAGTCGACGCTGGCGCGCGCGATTACCGGCCTCTTGCCGCCGATGCTGGGAAGCATCGAATTTTCCGGCCGTGTCCTGCCGCCCAGGCTCGCCAACCGTACCAAGAACGATTTGCGCGAATTGCAGATGATCTACCAGATGGCCGACGTGGCGATGAATCCGCGCCAGACCGTCGGTACGATCATCGGCCGGCCGATCGAGTTCTATTTCGGCAAGCGCGGGCGCGAGCGCGACCGGATGGTCGCCGAATTGCTGGACAAGATCGAGATGGGGACTGGCTTCGCCGACCGCTATCCGGCCGAGCTTTCGGGCGGGCAGAAGCAGCGCGTCTGCATCGCGCGCGCGCTCGCGGCGAAGCCCAGCCTTATCATCTGCGACGAGGTGACGAGCGCGCTCGATCCTCTGGTGGCCAACGGCATATTGAAGCTCCTGCTCAATCTCCAGAAGGAAGAAAAGGTCGCCTATCTCTTTATCACGCACGATCTGGCGACGGTGAAATCCATCGCGGATTCCATCGCCGTCATGTATCAGGGCTCGGTCGTGCGCTACGGCTCCAAGAGCGAGGTGCTCAAGCCACCCTTCGACGCCTATACCGACCTTTTGCTTTCCTCCGTGCCGGAGATGGAACTCGGCTGGCTGGAGAAGGCGATGGCCGGCCGGCGCATGGAGGCAGCGGGAAACTGA